A single Streptomyces mirabilis DNA region contains:
- a CDS encoding MFS transporter, with the protein MQGTPPRPDARRADSRRWKALIFIALAQLMVVLDTTVVNISLPSAQHDLGISDGNRQWVITAYSLAFGGLLLFGGRIADLAGRRRMFIIGLVGFAGASALGGAAVGTATLLAARALQGVFGALLAPAALSLLAVTFSEPKERAKAFGIYGAVSGGGGALGLILGGVLTQYLSWRWALYVNIPFAVAGIVGAVTVIREPAERPPRSRLDIPGVLLATAGLVSLVLGFSQAETHGWHAHITVTLLVAAVLLLAVFVVVESRVATPLLPLRVVTDRNRGGVYLSLGLSVIGMFGLFLFLTYYLQVVKGYTPFATGLAFLPMIVGMVTGSTQIGSRLMNVLPPRLLMGTGFLVSALGILMLTQLRVESSYVSVVLPAQVLLGLGMGTAFMPATSLATHHVQPQDAGVASAMVSTSQQVGGSIGTALLNTVASSSGHRWAARHLRQARSLGRTGYANHAAVHGYTVATWWAVSILGIAALAAFTLIDAPRQDTGPSAATDTEKTAAPVLHG; encoded by the coding sequence ATGCAAGGGACGCCGCCCCGTCCGGACGCCCGACGGGCAGACTCCCGGCGCTGGAAAGCGCTGATATTCATCGCACTTGCCCAGCTGATGGTCGTCCTCGACACCACGGTCGTCAACATCTCCCTGCCGTCGGCGCAGCACGACCTCGGCATCTCCGACGGCAACCGCCAGTGGGTCATCACCGCCTACTCGCTGGCCTTCGGCGGGCTGCTGCTCTTCGGCGGCCGCATCGCCGACCTGGCCGGGCGCCGCCGTATGTTCATCATCGGCCTCGTCGGCTTCGCGGGAGCCTCCGCGCTGGGCGGTGCGGCGGTCGGCACGGCGACCCTGCTGGCCGCCCGCGCGCTGCAGGGAGTGTTCGGGGCTCTGCTGGCGCCGGCCGCCCTGTCCCTGCTGGCCGTGACGTTCAGCGAACCGAAAGAGCGTGCCAAGGCGTTCGGCATCTACGGTGCCGTCTCCGGTGGCGGCGGCGCGCTCGGACTGATCCTCGGCGGTGTGCTCACGCAGTATCTGAGCTGGCGCTGGGCGCTGTACGTCAACATCCCCTTCGCGGTCGCCGGGATCGTCGGCGCCGTGACCGTGATCCGCGAACCCGCCGAGCGGCCCCCGAGGTCCCGGCTGGACATCCCCGGGGTCCTGCTGGCGACCGCTGGTCTGGTCTCGCTCGTCCTCGGCTTCTCACAGGCCGAGACGCACGGGTGGCACGCGCACATCACCGTGACTCTGCTCGTCGCCGCGGTGCTCCTGCTCGCCGTGTTCGTCGTGGTCGAGAGCAGGGTCGCGACGCCGTTGCTCCCCCTGCGCGTCGTCACCGACCGCAACCGCGGCGGGGTGTACCTCTCCCTCGGGCTGTCCGTCATCGGGATGTTCGGCCTCTTCCTCTTCCTCACCTACTACCTGCAGGTCGTGAAGGGCTACACCCCCTTCGCCACCGGACTCGCATTCCTCCCGATGATCGTCGGCATGGTGACCGGGTCCACCCAGATCGGCTCCCGGCTGATGAACGTGCTGCCGCCCCGGCTGCTGATGGGCACGGGCTTCCTGGTCTCCGCTCTCGGCATCCTGATGCTCACCCAGCTCCGGGTCGAGAGCTCGTACGTCTCTGTGGTGCTGCCCGCCCAGGTGCTGCTCGGGCTCGGCATGGGAACGGCCTTCATGCCCGCGACGAGTCTGGCCACGCACCACGTGCAACCGCAGGACGCCGGCGTGGCCTCCGCCATGGTCTCCACCTCGCAGCAGGTCGGCGGTTCGATCGGGACCGCACTGCTGAACACCGTCGCGAGCAGTTCGGGCCACCGCTGGGCCGCCCGGCACCTTCGGCAGGCCCGGTCCCTCGGCAGGACCGGCTACGCCAATCACGCCGCCGTCCACGGGTACACGGTCGCGACCTGGTGGGCCGTGTCGATCCTCGGCATCGCCGCGCTGGCCGCCTTCACCCTCATCGACGCTCCCCGCCAGGACACCGGCCCGTCCGCCGCGACCGACACGGAGAAGACGGCAGCGCCCGTCCTGCACGGCTGA
- a CDS encoding zinc-binding dehydrogenase: MTARPAPRSRALVLEEFDQPLKLREFDLPPAPAGGLVVACGYGGVCGTDLHLQKGHLAVPTPLVLGHEGLGVVHELGPGTGVDAAGRPLRVGDAVMWASSIACGVCVPCRQYREPTLCEQRRTYGVNRSTAEEPALSGAWAEHIVLRPGTTVVRLDPGVDQVAAMSLACAGPTVVHALHERRPVRLGETVLVQGSGPVGLAAAALAQLSGAGKVIIVGGPAERLRLAAEAGIGDVHIDIAGAATPQEVPAEVLEATGGLGADLVIECAGVPAAVAQGLSLARRGGSYLVIGQYTDAGDTVLNPHQIVFRQLDVIGSWAFSGAHLAEYVKLLPALTARFDLARLVTVFPLSDHAEALARVSDGSVMKAVFTG; encoded by the coding sequence ATGACCGCGCGACCCGCACCGCGGTCGCGTGCCCTGGTCCTGGAGGAGTTCGACCAGCCCCTGAAGCTGCGGGAGTTCGACCTGCCGCCGGCCCCTGCCGGCGGGCTGGTGGTGGCCTGCGGCTACGGCGGGGTGTGCGGAACCGATCTGCACCTTCAGAAGGGCCACCTCGCGGTGCCCACCCCGCTGGTGCTCGGCCACGAAGGTCTCGGCGTGGTGCACGAGCTGGGCCCCGGCACCGGCGTGGACGCGGCCGGTCGGCCGCTGCGGGTGGGGGATGCGGTGATGTGGGCCTCCTCCATCGCCTGCGGCGTCTGCGTGCCCTGTCGGCAGTACCGGGAACCGACGCTGTGCGAGCAGCGCCGCACCTACGGCGTGAACCGCTCCACGGCGGAGGAACCGGCCCTTTCCGGGGCCTGGGCCGAGCACATCGTGCTGCGTCCGGGGACCACGGTCGTCAGACTCGACCCGGGGGTCGATCAGGTGGCCGCGATGTCTCTGGCCTGTGCCGGTCCGACGGTGGTGCACGCCCTCCACGAGCGTCGGCCGGTCCGGCTGGGCGAGACGGTCCTGGTCCAGGGCAGCGGGCCGGTGGGCCTCGCGGCCGCGGCACTGGCCCAGCTCTCCGGCGCGGGCAAGGTGATCATCGTGGGAGGCCCCGCGGAGCGGCTGCGACTGGCGGCCGAGGCCGGTATCGGCGACGTGCACATCGACATCGCCGGCGCGGCAACACCCCAGGAGGTGCCGGCCGAGGTGCTGGAGGCGACCGGTGGGCTCGGCGCCGATCTGGTGATCGAGTGCGCGGGAGTGCCCGCAGCGGTGGCCCAGGGTCTCTCCCTGGCCCGGCGCGGGGGCTCCTACCTGGTGATCGGCCAGTACACCGACGCCGGTGACACGGTGCTCAACCCGCACCAGATCGTCTTCCGGCAGCTGGACGTGATCGGTTCCTGGGCATTCTCCGGAGCGCACCTGGCCGAGTACGTGAAGCTTCTCCCGGCACTGACGGCGCGCTTCGATCTCGCCCGGCTGGTGACGGTGTTCCCGCTGAGCGACCATGCCGAGGCGCTGGCACGGGTGTCCGACGGATCGGTGATGAAGGCGGTCTTCACCGGCTGA
- a CDS encoding phytanoyl-CoA dioxygenase family protein, with protein MSEEHIDRYHEDGFLLVESALTAAEVASLRAAFERDCEVPGPQRIVEDDGAAVRAVYASHQRQPEYAALLRDPRVLGPVRQLLTEDVYPYQFKINAKPAFGGERWSWHQDYVAWRIADNLPAPRQINVGVFLDDVDEFNGPVIFVPGSHRAGLVRDDRRQGAKSELHLDPDDIALTAEQLADLVATHGMTSPKGPAGSLVFFSPEIVHGSAPNMSPFPRRLLIATYNDTTNLPSWPGEPRPEHVVLRDTRPLVPLEETFLASLDGAAR; from the coding sequence ATGAGCGAGGAACACATCGACCGCTACCACGAGGACGGTTTCCTCCTGGTGGAGTCCGCACTCACCGCCGCCGAAGTGGCGTCCCTGCGTGCGGCGTTCGAGCGCGACTGCGAGGTCCCCGGACCCCAGCGGATCGTCGAGGACGACGGTGCCGCGGTGCGGGCCGTCTACGCCTCCCACCAGCGCCAACCGGAGTACGCCGCACTGCTGCGTGACCCCCGGGTCCTGGGGCCGGTCCGGCAGTTGCTGACCGAGGACGTCTACCCCTACCAGTTCAAGATCAACGCCAAGCCGGCCTTCGGCGGCGAACGCTGGTCGTGGCACCAGGACTACGTCGCCTGGCGGATCGCCGACAACCTGCCCGCCCCCCGCCAGATCAACGTCGGTGTCTTCCTCGACGACGTGGACGAGTTCAACGGCCCGGTCATCTTCGTCCCCGGCTCCCACCGCGCCGGCCTGGTGCGCGACGACCGCCGCCAGGGGGCCAAGTCCGAGCTGCACCTCGACCCGGACGACATCGCGCTCACCGCCGAGCAGCTCGCCGACCTGGTCGCCACGCACGGCATGACCAGCCCCAAGGGACCGGCCGGCTCGCTGGTCTTCTTCTCCCCCGAGATCGTGCACGGTTCGGCTCCGAACATGTCCCCGTTCCCCCGTCGGCTTCTCATCGCGACCTACAACGACACCACGAACCTGCCGAGCTGGCCCGGTGAACCACGCCCGGAACACGTGGTCCTGCGCGACACCCGGCCGCTGGTGCCCCTTGAGGAGACGTTCCTCGCGTCCCTCGACGGAGCCGCACGATGA
- a CDS encoding SDR family NAD(P)-dependent oxidoreductase, producing the protein MTGRSEVAARTAVVSGGTRGIGLELSRRLSALGYHVLALYRGDERAARAAAGQGGDGIETVRIDLTRPAGVRAACERILAAHGAPHVLVNNAGVNRDRPFLELTDEDWDQVIATNLSGPFHLTRALAPAMVAAGRGSIVNIGATTAIRPRPNGANYCASKAGLLQLTRCLALELAPAVRVNALIPGFTDTPEVVERYRLDEAEPRRRVLGQIPLGRIGTVTDVADALEFLVTDRSRYLTGQQLVVDGGHFMG; encoded by the coding sequence GTGACCGGCCGTTCTGAGGTGGCCGCCCGCACGGCCGTGGTGAGCGGCGGCACCCGCGGCATCGGACTGGAGCTGTCCAGGCGGCTCAGCGCCCTGGGCTACCACGTCCTCGCCCTCTACCGGGGAGATGAGCGGGCGGCCCGTGCGGCCGCCGGGCAGGGCGGAGACGGCATCGAAACCGTGCGGATCGACCTGACCCGACCGGCTGGGGTGCGGGCGGCCTGCGAGCGCATCCTCGCCGCCCACGGCGCACCGCACGTCCTGGTGAACAACGCCGGTGTCAACCGGGACCGGCCCTTCCTGGAACTGACCGACGAGGACTGGGACCAGGTGATCGCCACCAACCTGTCCGGGCCGTTCCACCTCACCAGGGCGCTGGCCCCGGCGATGGTGGCGGCAGGCCGCGGATCGATCGTGAACATCGGCGCGACCACCGCCATCCGGCCGCGGCCGAACGGGGCCAACTACTGCGCCAGCAAGGCCGGACTGCTCCAGCTCACCCGGTGTCTGGCGCTGGAACTCGCGCCGGCGGTCCGGGTCAACGCGCTGATCCCCGGTTTCACCGACACACCCGAGGTCGTCGAGCGGTACCGGCTGGACGAGGCAGAGCCGCGTCGGCGCGTTCTGGGCCAGATCCCGCTCGGGCGGATCGGCACGGTGACGGACGTCGCCGACGCCCTCGAATTCCTGGTGACCGATCGGAGCCGCTATCTCACCGGCCAGCAACTGGTCGTCGACGGCGGCCACTTCATGGGCTGA
- a CDS encoding TauD/TfdA dioxygenase family protein produces the protein MTTTLSDEAAKDTEELTRIRALVRHGIDGREDHHGPRLLRRLAEGRQGGPYGHFSVRPYGPLLGAQIEGLNLSEPLAPEVFEELDRALLEWKVLFFRGQELTHEQQRAFAANWGEIDQHPFLPKGASQDVVRLEKGAANPGFENVWHHDFPWIPNPPLGAVLRMVEMPEAGGDTLFADTGAAYDNLPDEVKRRLEGLRAVHDFTPSANYRDLLTDEQRRHFQELFPPVAHPVVRTHPRTGRKSLFVTSIFTTHIEGLEPAESEELLRYLFRQVQYPEYQVRFRWQPGDVVFWDNRAVQHYATSDYYPHRRVVDRAAIAGDRPF, from the coding sequence ATGACCACGACCCTGAGTGACGAAGCAGCGAAGGACACCGAGGAACTGACACGCATCCGTGCGCTGGTGCGGCACGGCATCGACGGCCGCGAGGACCACCACGGGCCGAGGCTGCTCCGGCGCCTCGCCGAGGGACGGCAGGGCGGACCGTACGGGCACTTCTCGGTGCGCCCCTACGGCCCACTGCTGGGTGCGCAGATCGAGGGCCTGAACCTGTCCGAACCGCTGGCCCCGGAGGTCTTCGAGGAACTGGACCGTGCCCTGCTGGAGTGGAAGGTCCTCTTCTTCCGCGGGCAGGAACTCACCCACGAGCAGCAGCGGGCCTTCGCCGCCAACTGGGGCGAGATCGACCAGCACCCGTTCCTGCCCAAGGGCGCCTCCCAGGACGTCGTCCGCCTGGAGAAGGGCGCTGCCAACCCCGGCTTCGAGAACGTCTGGCACCACGACTTCCCCTGGATCCCCAACCCGCCGCTCGGCGCGGTCCTGCGGATGGTGGAGATGCCCGAGGCCGGGGGCGACACGCTCTTCGCCGACACCGGTGCGGCCTACGACAACCTGCCCGACGAGGTGAAGAGGCGCCTGGAGGGCCTGCGGGCGGTGCACGACTTCACACCGTCGGCGAACTACCGCGACCTGCTGACGGACGAGCAGCGCCGGCACTTCCAGGAGTTGTTCCCGCCGGTCGCCCATCCGGTGGTGCGGACCCACCCGAGGACAGGACGCAAGAGCCTCTTCGTCACCTCCATCTTCACCACCCACATCGAGGGGCTGGAGCCCGCGGAGAGCGAGGAACTGCTGCGGTACCTGTTCCGGCAGGTCCAGTACCCCGAGTACCAGGTGCGTTTCCGCTGGCAGCCGGGGGACGTGGTGTTCTGGGACAACCGCGCAGTGCAGCACTACGCCACGTCCGACTACTACCCCCACCGTCGTGTCGTGGACCGTGCGGCCATCGCCGGTGACCGGCCGTTCTGA
- a CDS encoding MbtH family protein, which produces MPNPFDDPNGTYLVLADGKGHHSLWPAFVDVPAGWAVARHAGTRQECLDHIDHHPADRLEHETT; this is translated from the coding sequence GTGCCGAACCCCTTCGACGACCCGAACGGGACCTATCTGGTCCTGGCCGACGGGAAAGGCCACCACTCGTTGTGGCCGGCCTTCGTCGACGTCCCCGCCGGCTGGGCCGTCGCCCGTCACGCCGGCACCCGCCAGGAGTGCCTGGACCACATCGACCATCACCCGGCCGACCGACTGGAGCACGAAACCACATGA